A genomic window from Terrisporobacter glycolicus ATCC 14880 = DSM 1288 includes:
- a CDS encoding deoxycytidylate deaminase, with the protein MKRTDYISWDEYFMGISLLSGMRSKDPSTQVGACIVDKNNRIVSIGYNGFVNGCSDEDFPWEREGDFLETKYPYVVHAEQNAILNARGKSLEGCSIYVNLFPCHDCARNIIQSGIKKVYYLDDKYAETDSTKASKYMFEKAKVQCIKLEASIEKIEILFK; encoded by the coding sequence ATGAAGAGAACAGACTATATATCATGGGATGAATATTTTATGGGAATATCGTTATTATCAGGAATGAGAAGTAAAGACCCATCAACACAAGTGGGTGCTTGTATAGTAGACAAAAATAATAGAATAGTATCAATTGGCTACAATGGTTTTGTTAATGGTTGTAGTGATGAAGATTTTCCTTGGGAAAGAGAAGGAGACTTTCTTGAAACAAAATATCCATATGTAGTTCATGCAGAGCAAAATGCAATACTAAATGCCAGGGGTAAATCTTTAGAAGGATGTAGTATTTATGTTAATCTATTCCCTTGTCATGATTGTGCTAGAAATATTATTCAATCGGGCATAAAGAAAGTATACTATTTAGATGATAAATATGCTGAAACAGATTCAACAAAAGCTTCTAAGTATATGTTTGAAAAAGCGAAAGTACAATGTATAAAATTAGAAGCAAGTATAGAAAAA
- a CDS encoding 4Fe-4S binding protein, producing the protein MKKLVVKDKSLCQACLSCELACSEAFYKKEGFSCISIGVNKKNALDVKACNQCGVCAKKCPEEAISKNAKGIYTINKKKCTGCLTCIEVCPKGIIVKSEDKPAPSKCMACGICVKACPQEILEIVEVAD; encoded by the coding sequence TTGAAAAAATTAGTTGTTAAGGACAAATCTTTATGTCAGGCTTGTTTAAGTTGTGAGCTAGCTTGTTCTGAAGCCTTTTATAAAAAAGAAGGTTTCTCTTGTATATCTATAGGGGTTAACAAAAAAAATGCATTAGATGTAAAAGCTTGTAACCAATGTGGCGTTTGTGCTAAAAAATGTCCAGAAGAAGCAATATCTAAAAATGCTAAAGGTATTTATACAATAAACAAGAAAAAATGTACAGGATGTTTAACTTGCATAGAAGTATGTCCAAAAGGAATTATTGTTAAATCAGAAGACAAACCAGCTCCATCTAAATGTATGGCTTGTGGTATATGTGTTAAAGCATGTCCTCAAGAAATACTTGAAATTGTTGAAGTTGCTGATTAA
- a CDS encoding DNA alkylation repair protein, which yields MINNKKEEIRQELIKLADDKYRSFHSNLCPGVENILGVRLPLLRKIAKNLSKEEDYYNYLNNNNDTKYYEEIMIEGLIIGYLKTDNKNRFNYIRNFIPKIDNWAICDSFCNNLKFTKKNINEVWNFILPYTSSQNEFDIRFALVMMLNFYIIEDYIDDVLNTLNNIHHDGYYVKMAIAWAVSYAYIDFPEKTLTFLKNNNLDNFTYNKSLQKIIESTRVSKEDKDLMRSLKKNNIK from the coding sequence ATGATTAATAATAAAAAAGAAGAAATTAGGCAAGAATTAATTAAATTAGCCGACGATAAATATAGAAGTTTTCATAGTAATTTATGTCCTGGTGTGGAAAATATTTTAGGAGTAAGACTTCCACTACTTAGGAAAATAGCTAAAAATTTATCTAAGGAAGAAGATTATTATAATTATTTAAATAATAATAATGATACAAAATATTATGAAGAAATAATGATTGAAGGGCTAATAATAGGATATTTAAAAACCGACAATAAAAATAGATTTAATTATATAAGAAATTTCATACCTAAAATAGATAACTGGGCAATTTGTGATAGCTTTTGTAATAATTTAAAATTTACAAAGAAAAATATAAATGAAGTTTGGAATTTTATCTTACCTTATACTTCATCACAAAATGAGTTTGATATTAGATTTGCCCTTGTTATGATGCTTAATTTTTATATAATTGAAGATTATATTGATGATGTATTGAATACTTTAAATAATATTCACCATGATGGTTATTATGTTAAAATGGCAATAGCTTGGGCCGTATCATATGCATATATTGATTTTCCAGAAAAAACTTTAACATTTTTAAAAAATAATAACTTAGATAATTTTACATACAACAAATCTTTACAAAAAATCATTGAATCTACACGTGTAAGTAAAGAAGATAAAGATTTAATGAGGAGCCTGAAGAAAAATAATATTAAGTAG
- a CDS encoding deoxyribonuclease IV — MLNIGCHLSVSKGFKNMGDEALSINANTFQFFTRNPRGGKAKDLDEKDIQVFLELAKENKFAKLLAHAPYTLNACAADESKREFAIQTFADDLRRLEMVPGNLYNFHPGSHVKQGVEVGVQYIADMINQTLTPKHSTTVLLETMAGKGTEIGRNFEELRSIIDKVELGDKIGICMDTCHVFDAGYDIVNDLDGVLEEFDRVLGLDRLKAIHLNDSLNVRGSHKDRHAKIGEGNIGLEAITRIINHPKLKHLPFLLETPNELDGYAKEIELLKSVYND; from the coding sequence ATGTTAAATATAGGATGTCATTTATCAGTATCAAAAGGATTTAAAAATATGGGAGATGAAGCTCTAAGTATAAATGCTAATACTTTTCAGTTTTTTACTCGTAACCCGAGAGGTGGAAAAGCAAAAGATTTAGATGAAAAAGATATACAAGTTTTCCTAGAATTAGCCAAGGAAAATAAATTTGCTAAATTATTAGCTCATGCACCATATACTTTAAATGCTTGTGCGGCAGATGAAAGTAAAAGAGAATTTGCTATACAGACTTTTGCAGATGATTTAAGAAGGTTAGAAATGGTTCCAGGAAATTTATATAATTTCCATCCAGGAAGTCATGTGAAACAAGGTGTAGAAGTTGGAGTTCAATATATTGCAGATATGATAAACCAAACTTTAACACCTAAGCATTCTACTACAGTATTACTTGAAACTATGGCTGGAAAGGGTACAGAGATAGGAAGAAACTTTGAGGAATTAAGATCCATAATAGATAAGGTTGAATTAGGTGACAAAATAGGTATATGTATGGATACTTGCCATGTATTCGATGCTGGCTACGATATAGTCAATGATTTAGATGGTGTATTAGAAGAATTTGATAGAGTTTTAGGTTTAGATAGATTAAAAGCAATTCACTTAAACGATAGTTTGAATGTTCGTGGAAGTCATAAAGATAGACATGCTAAAATAGGTGAAGGAAATATAGGTTTAGAAGCTATAACTAGAATAATAAATCACCCAAAACTTAAACATTTACCATTTTTACTTGAAACACCAAATGAATTAGATGGATATGCAAAAGAAATTGAATTACTTAAAAGTGTATATAATGATTAA
- a CDS encoding methylated-DNA--[protein]-cysteine S-methyltransferase, with translation MNNIFFYETEIGIIGIRENNKSITDIFFSKVDTNDNIEETDLIKECFKQLKEYFEGNRRKFDLPLETRGTEFQKKVWDELLKIPYGETKSYKDIAIAIGNEKACRAIGMANNKNHIPIIIPCHRVIGSNGKLVGYAGGLNVKEKLLNIENLDVK, from the coding sequence ATGAATAATATATTTTTTTATGAAACAGAGATAGGTATTATAGGAATTAGAGAAAATAATAAATCAATAACAGATATATTTTTTTCAAAAGTAGATACTAATGATAATATAGAAGAAACAGATTTAATAAAAGAATGTTTTAAGCAATTAAAAGAGTATTTTGAAGGAAATAGAAGAAAATTTGATTTGCCGCTAGAGACTAGAGGAACAGAATTTCAAAAGAAAGTATGGGATGAACTTTTAAAAATACCTTATGGAGAAACTAAAAGCTATAAAGACATTGCTATTGCTATTGGAAACGAAAAAGCATGTAGAGCGATAGGAATGGCAAATAATAAAAATCATATACCAATAATCATTCCATGCCATAGAGTGATTGGTTCTAATGGAAAATTAGTTGGATATGCTGGTGGACTTAATGTGAAAGAGAAATTACTTAATATAGAAAATTTAGACGTAAAATAA
- the aspS gene encoding aspartate--tRNA ligase: MENLKGLKRTHYCGDLRIANVGEEVVLNGWVQKKRNLGGLVFVDLRDVRGISQIIFDTNVSEEAFNKAEKLGSEYVVAVKGIVRERQSKNPNMPTGDIEIEATELRVLSKSETPPIYIKDNDNVSEDLRLKYRFLDLRKSSMQQNLILRSKVARIVRNYLTDNNFIEIETPFLIKPSPEGARDYLVPSRVNPGKFYALPQSPQLFKQLLMVSGMDRYFQIVKCFRDEDLRADRQPEFTQIDCEMSFVDEEDVMGIMEKMLQEIFKDTLNIDVELPLPRITYKEAMDRFGSDKPDTRFGLEFVNISDIVKECGFGVFAGAASDEKGSVRGINVKGGSEAFSKKGMKKLEEHAKTYKAKGLAWIKLTESGIESPIAKFFSEEELKAILEKMGAEAGDLLLFVADKNAVVYDALGQVRLEVGRKLDLMDKNKYNLLWVTEFPLFEKDEETGRMIAMHHPFTSPLDEDIEGLTGDDKTSLRAKAYDIVLNGYEIGGGSVRISNSDIQKKMFDAIGISDEEANDKFGYLLEAFKYGVPPHAGLAFGFDRLIMLLTGADNIREVIAFPKNQNAICPMTNAPGVADDIQLDELSIKVNIEE; encoded by the coding sequence ATGGAGAACTTAAAAGGATTAAAAAGAACTCATTATTGTGGTGATTTAAGAATTGCAAATGTGGGTGAAGAGGTAGTTTTAAATGGATGGGTACAAAAGAAAAGAAACTTAGGTGGATTAGTATTCGTTGATTTAAGAGATGTTAGAGGAATAAGTCAAATAATATTTGATACAAATGTAAGTGAAGAAGCATTTAACAAAGCTGAAAAATTAGGTTCAGAATATGTTGTTGCTGTTAAGGGAATAGTTAGAGAAAGACAATCTAAAAACCCTAATATGCCAACAGGAGATATAGAAATAGAAGCAACTGAACTTAGAGTTTTAAGTAAATCAGAAACTCCACCAATATATATAAAAGATAATGACAATGTTTCTGAAGATTTAAGATTAAAATATAGATTTTTAGATTTAAGAAAGTCTTCTATGCAACAAAACTTAATACTTAGAAGTAAAGTTGCTAGAATAGTAAGAAACTATTTAACAGACAATAACTTTATAGAAATAGAAACTCCTTTCTTAATAAAGCCATCTCCAGAAGGAGCTAGGGATTATTTAGTACCAAGTAGAGTTAACCCAGGTAAATTCTATGCTTTACCACAATCACCACAATTATTTAAGCAATTATTAATGGTAAGTGGTATGGATAGATACTTCCAAATAGTAAAATGTTTCAGGGATGAAGACTTAAGAGCTGATAGACAACCAGAATTTACTCAAATAGACTGTGAAATGTCATTTGTTGATGAAGAAGATGTAATGGGTATAATGGAAAAAATGCTCCAAGAAATATTCAAGGATACTTTAAATATTGATGTAGAGTTACCACTTCCAAGAATAACTTACAAAGAAGCTATGGATAGATTTGGGTCTGACAAACCTGATACTAGATTTGGATTAGAATTTGTAAATATATCTGATATAGTTAAAGAATGTGGATTTGGAGTATTTGCAGGTGCCGCTTCAGATGAAAAAGGTAGCGTTAGAGGTATAAATGTAAAAGGTGGATCAGAAGCTTTCTCTAAAAAAGGAATGAAAAAATTAGAAGAGCATGCTAAGACTTACAAAGCTAAAGGACTTGCTTGGATAAAATTAACTGAATCTGGAATAGAATCTCCAATAGCTAAGTTCTTCTCTGAAGAAGAACTTAAAGCTATATTAGAAAAAATGGGGGCAGAAGCTGGAGACTTATTATTATTTGTAGCTGACAAAAATGCTGTAGTTTACGATGCATTAGGACAAGTTAGATTAGAAGTTGGTAGAAAACTTGATTTAATGGATAAAAATAAATATAACTTATTATGGGTAACAGAATTCCCATTATTCGAAAAAGACGAAGAAACTGGAAGAATGATAGCAATGCACCATCCGTTCACATCTCCATTAGATGAAGATATTGAAGGTTTAACTGGTGATGACAAAACTAGTTTAAGAGCTAAAGCTTATGACATAGTATTAAACGGATATGAAATAGGTGGAGGAAGTGTTAGAATATCTAACAGCGACATCCAAAAGAAAATGTTTGATGCTATAGGAATTAGTGATGAAGAAGCTAATGATAAATTTGGATACTTATTAGAAGCATTTAAGTACGGTGTACCACCACATGCTGGATTAGCGTTTGGATTTGATAGATTAATAATGTTACTTACTGGAGCTGACAATATCAGAGAAGTAATAGCATTCCCTAAAAATCAAAATGCAATATGCCCAATGACAAATGCACCAGGTGTTGCAGATGATATTCAATTAGATGAATTATCTATAAAAGTTAATATAGAAGAATAA
- the hisS gene encoding histidine--tRNA ligase, translated as MLSKAPRGTRDILPKEVYKWHYVEQKFREICALYGYEEMRTPIFEHTEVFTRSVGDTTDIVQKEMYTFTDKGDRQISLKPEGTAGTIRSFIENKLYADTQPTKLFYITPCFRYERPQAGRQRQFHQFGIEALGSDEPSIDAEVISLAVQFFNELGLKDLSVNINSVGCPVCREEYNKNLKAYLDAKSDVLCETCLERKDKNPMRVIDCKNPTCKENIKDIPFMVDHICDDCKEHFAKLQEYLKEMDIKFVVDKTIVRGLDYYKKTAFEIISNDIGSQSTVCGGGRYDGLVEQLGGPKGISGIGFGLGAERLLLTLENNNIEIKNPKATDIYIATIGDAAKTKSFSLIKTLRDNHISADIDHLGKSLKAQFKYSDKINAKYTIVIGDDELANDAATLKNMETSEQTTVKLSELVNELKNRL; from the coding sequence ATGCTAAGTAAAGCGCCAAGAGGAACAAGAGATATATTACCAAAGGAAGTTTATAAATGGCATTACGTAGAGCAAAAATTTAGAGAAATTTGTGCATTATACGGATACGAAGAAATGAGAACTCCTATATTTGAACATACAGAGGTTTTCACGAGAAGTGTTGGAGATACAACAGATATAGTTCAAAAAGAAATGTATACTTTTACAGACAAAGGTGATAGACAAATAAGTTTAAAACCTGAAGGAACTGCTGGTACAATAAGATCATTCATTGAAAATAAATTATATGCTGATACGCAACCAACAAAATTATTTTACATAACTCCATGCTTTAGATACGAAAGACCGCAAGCTGGTAGACAAAGACAATTCCACCAATTTGGAATAGAAGCCTTAGGAAGTGATGAACCATCAATAGATGCAGAAGTAATATCTTTAGCAGTACAATTCTTTAATGAATTAGGACTTAAAGATTTATCAGTAAATATAAACTCAGTAGGATGCCCTGTTTGTAGAGAAGAATATAATAAAAATTTAAAAGCATATCTTGATGCTAAATCTGATGTATTATGTGAGACTTGTTTAGAGCGAAAAGACAAAAATCCAATGAGAGTTATAGACTGTAAAAATCCTACATGTAAAGAAAACATAAAAGATATACCTTTCATGGTAGATCACATATGTGATGACTGTAAGGAACACTTTGCTAAATTACAAGAATACTTAAAAGAAATGGATATAAAATTTGTAGTTGATAAAACTATAGTTAGAGGTCTTGATTACTATAAAAAAACTGCTTTTGAAATAATATCAAATGATATAGGATCACAAAGTACAGTTTGTGGTGGAGGAAGATACGATGGTCTTGTTGAACAGCTTGGAGGACCAAAAGGCATAAGTGGTATAGGATTCGGACTTGGAGCAGAAAGACTATTATTAACTTTAGAGAATAATAACATAGAAATAAAAAATCCAAAAGCTACAGATATATACATAGCAACAATCGGTGATGCAGCTAAGACTAAGAGTTTTAGTTTAATAAAAACATTAAGAGATAATCATATAAGTGCTGATATAGATCACTTAGGAAAAAGCTTAAAAGCTCAATTTAAATACTCAGATAAAATAAACGCAAAATATACAATAGTTATAGGTGATGATGAGTTAGCTAATGATGCAGCTACTCTTAAAAATATGGAAACATCAGAGCAAACTACTGTAAAACTTAGTGAATTAGTAAATGAGTTAAAAAATAGATTATAA
- the hemZ gene encoding coproporphyrinogen dehydrogenase HemZ — translation MIGVVLTGHDFKYEVSELIKLFTSEFRFIDSKDCMMVVENTIFFHNNNVFSKTVYCENYQVILEHVEHRNLEGLCERENKKVIKETIKRSMFKILEKKFNITPPWGILTGIRPVKIVHSLLDDNYSDDQIKEKLTLDYFISNEKINLALDIAKRERKFIYPIDENKVSLYVSVPFCPTRCYYCSFPANSLKQFGSLKPMYVAKLLEEVQGVARLLKEQNKTIETLYIGGGTPTTLTPKEMDTLIKGLFERFDLSEIKEFTVEAGRPDTINREMLEVLKKNNVDRISINPQSMNDETLQKIGRNHSVQEIIDCFHLAREIGFDNINMDIILGLVDENLDMVRNTLDKIKELSPESLTVHTLAVKRTSKLKENLEDYELAQYEEMVKMINLAMEYARDMGLNPYYMYRQKHMLGNLENIGYSKEGYECIYNMQIMEEKQSNYALGAGSITKFVYPDEDRIERVENVKNVEQYIDRVDEMIKRKYEEVEKNAK, via the coding sequence ATGATAGGTGTTGTATTAACAGGTCATGACTTTAAATACGAAGTAAGTGAATTAATCAAATTATTTACTTCTGAATTTAGATTTATTGACAGTAAAGATTGCATGATGGTTGTGGAGAATACTATATTTTTTCATAATAACAATGTTTTTTCAAAAACAGTGTATTGTGAAAATTATCAAGTTATTCTAGAACATGTAGAGCATAGAAATTTAGAGGGACTATGTGAAAGGGAGAATAAGAAGGTTATAAAGGAAACTATAAAAAGGAGTATGTTTAAGATTTTAGAAAAGAAGTTTAACATTACTCCACCATGGGGCATACTTACAGGTATAAGACCTGTTAAAATAGTTCACTCATTACTTGATGATAATTATAGTGATGATCAAATAAAAGAAAAATTAACGTTAGACTATTTTATAAGTAATGAAAAAATTAACTTAGCTCTTGATATTGCAAAAAGAGAAAGAAAGTTTATTTACCCAATTGATGAAAATAAAGTATCTTTATATGTGAGTGTTCCATTCTGCCCTACGAGATGTTATTATTGTTCATTCCCAGCTAATTCTCTCAAGCAATTTGGTAGCTTAAAGCCTATGTATGTAGCTAAATTACTTGAAGAAGTCCAAGGTGTAGCTAGGTTATTAAAAGAACAAAATAAAACAATTGAAACATTATATATTGGTGGAGGAACTCCAACTACTTTAACTCCTAAGGAGATGGATACTCTAATTAAAGGCTTATTTGAAAGATTTGATTTAAGTGAGATTAAAGAGTTTACAGTAGAGGCAGGAAGACCTGATACAATAAATAGAGAAATGTTAGAGGTTTTAAAGAAGAATAATGTTGATAGAATTAGTATAAACCCACAAAGTATGAATGATGAAACCTTACAAAAAATAGGTAGAAATCATAGTGTACAAGAAATTATTGACTGTTTCCACTTAGCTAGGGAAATAGGTTTTGATAATATAAATATGGATATAATATTAGGTTTAGTAGATGAAAATTTAGATATGGTTAGAAATACTTTAGATAAAATAAAAGAACTGTCTCCAGAAAGTCTAACTGTCCATACCTTAGCAGTAAAAAGAACATCAAAGTTAAAGGAAAATCTAGAAGATTACGAACTTGCTCAGTATGAGGAAATGGTAAAAATGATTAATTTAGCTATGGAATATGCAAGAGATATGGGATTAAACCCTTATTATATGTACAGACAAAAACACATGTTAGGTAACTTAGAAAATATAGGTTATTCTAAAGAAGGTTATGAATGTATTTATAATATGCAAATTATGGAGGAAAAACAAAGTAATTATGCATTAGGGGCTGGTTCTATAACTAAATTCGTATATCCAGATGAAGATAGAATTGAAAGGGTAGAAAACGTCAAAAATGTTGAACAATATATAGACAGAGTTGACGAGATGATAAAAAGAAAATATGAGGAGGTAGAAAAAAATGCTAAGTAA
- a CDS encoding MBL fold metallo-hydrolase: protein MILEKIVENRMGENTYVVGDENSKKCIVVDPGANFIDIMNYVKKMNLIIEYIVLTHGHGDHITNVLTLKDATNAKIVAHEEEKEILLDKKKNLSASLPSNTVELDADIYVKDNDTLKVGDMKLKFIHTPGHTPGSMCIKINNHMLTGDTLFAGSIGRTDFYGGDYKKMEKSLKKLEKHDDDITIYPGHGPNSNLKIEKMTNPFMR, encoded by the coding sequence ATGATATTAGAAAAGATTGTTGAAAATCGCATGGGTGAAAATACTTATGTAGTTGGAGATGAAAATAGTAAAAAATGTATTGTTGTAGATCCAGGAGCAAATTTTATTGACATAATGAATTATGTAAAAAAAATGAACTTAATTATAGAATATATTGTTTTAACTCATGGTCATGGAGATCATATAACAAATGTTTTAACATTGAAAGACGCAACAAATGCTAAAATAGTAGCCCACGAAGAAGAAAAAGAAATATTACTAGATAAGAAGAAAAATTTAAGTGCTTCTCTTCCATCAAATACAGTAGAGCTAGATGCTGACATATATGTTAAAGATAATGACACATTAAAAGTTGGGGATATGAAATTAAAGTTTATTCATACACCTGGCCATACTCCAGGAAGTATGTGTATAAAAATTAATAATCATATGCTTACAGGAGATACTTTATTTGCAGGAAGTATAGGAAGAACAGATTTTTATGGTGGAGACTATAAAAAGATGGAAAAGTCACTTAAAAAATTAGAAAAACATGATGATGATATTACTATTTATCCAGGCCATGGACCAAATTCTAATTTGAAAATAGAAAAAATGACAAATCCTTTTATGAGATAA
- the dtd gene encoding D-aminoacyl-tRNA deacylase has protein sequence MRAVVQKVSSSKVTVDEEVIGQINQGLMVLLGVTHDDTSKDVDYMVDKVTNLRIFEDTEGKMNLSLKDVEGEVLAVSQFTLYGDARRGRRPSFSDAARPEVANPLYEEFVEKVKNQGINVGTGKFGAHMMVDLTNDGPVTILLESRKEF, from the coding sequence ATGAGAGCAGTTGTACAAAAAGTTTCATCTTCTAAAGTAACAGTAGATGAAGAAGTTATTGGACAAATAAATCAAGGATTAATGGTCTTACTTGGGGTTACTCATGATGATACATCAAAAGATGTGGATTATATGGTGGATAAAGTAACAAATTTAAGAATATTTGAAGATACAGAAGGAAAAATGAATTTATCATTAAAGGATGTTGAGGGAGAAGTTTTAGCTGTTTCTCAATTTACACTTTATGGGGATGCAAGAAGAGGAAGAAGACCGAGTTTTTCCGATGCAGCAAGGCCAGAAGTGGCAAATCCACTGTATGAAGAATTTGTTGAAAAGGTTAAAAATCAAGGAATTAATGTAGGAACAGGAAAATTTGGAGCTCATATGATGGTTGATTTAACTAACGATGGACCTGTAACTATATTATTAGAATCAAGAAAAGAATTCTAG